Proteins found in one Maridesulfovibrio sp. genomic segment:
- a CDS encoding UDP-glucose--hexose-1-phosphate uridylyltransferase, which produces MSKNFQDYPHKRFNPLTGEWVLVSPHRTKRPWQGKQEKSASNTLPEYDDKCYLCPGNSRNQGAHNPDYTDVFIFDNDFPALLSESVEGFSDADNLFKVEPENGICRVICFSPRHDLTISRMQPQAVRKVVDAWCAQFDELGKREDIGYVQIFENRGDIMGCSNPHPHGQIWATGSIPVIPEAEDNRQREYLEENGECLLCRYVKRERENKERIIFENESFVALVPFWAVWPFETMLLPKVHMGAISRMDAAQREDLADALIRMGIRYDNLFETSFPYSMGIHQMPTDNEESKHWHWHIHYYPPLLRSATVKKFMVGFEMLGMPQRDITAEQSAQRLRDLPEKHYLDRGE; this is translated from the coding sequence ATGAGCAAAAATTTTCAGGACTACCCGCACAAAAGATTCAACCCCCTGACCGGCGAATGGGTGCTGGTTTCTCCACACCGAACCAAGCGTCCATGGCAGGGAAAGCAGGAAAAAAGTGCATCTAACACCCTGCCCGAGTATGACGATAAATGTTATCTCTGCCCCGGAAACAGCCGCAATCAGGGCGCGCATAACCCCGACTACACAGACGTTTTTATTTTCGACAATGATTTCCCCGCCCTTCTAAGTGAATCTGTGGAAGGCTTCAGTGATGCCGACAATCTCTTTAAAGTGGAACCGGAAAACGGTATCTGCCGGGTGATCTGTTTCTCTCCCCGCCACGACTTGACGATTTCACGCATGCAACCGCAAGCGGTACGCAAGGTGGTCGACGCTTGGTGTGCCCAGTTCGATGAGTTGGGAAAACGCGAAGACATCGGCTACGTGCAGATTTTTGAAAACCGGGGTGACATCATGGGCTGCTCCAACCCTCATCCTCACGGGCAGATCTGGGCGACCGGTTCCATACCGGTAATCCCTGAAGCCGAAGATAATCGCCAGCGTGAATATCTGGAAGAAAACGGGGAGTGCCTTTTGTGCCGCTACGTAAAGCGGGAACGGGAAAATAAAGAGCGGATAATTTTTGAAAACGAATCCTTTGTCGCCCTTGTCCCCTTCTGGGCTGTCTGGCCTTTTGAAACAATGCTCCTGCCTAAAGTCCACATGGGCGCCATCAGCCGGATGGACGCCGCCCAACGTGAAGACCTTGCCGATGCTTTGATACGCATGGGCATCCGCTACGATAATCTTTTCGAGACATCATTTCCCTACTCAATGGGCATCCACCAGATGCCGACAGACAATGAAGAGAGCAAGCACTGGCATTGGCATATTCACTACTACCCGCCTCTGCTGCGGTCTGCCACTGTGAAAAAATTCATGGTCGGTTTTGAGATGCTGGGCATGCCGCAGCGGGATATCACCGCCGAACAGAGCGCGCAGCGACTGCGTGATCTACCGGAAAAACATTATTTGGACCGGGGAGAATAA
- the ade gene encoding adenine deaminase, with the protein MQLSKMIDQARGLEKADLVIRNCRVVNVLSGEIHESDVGIAGGIFLGFGDYKAERVFDAGGRFLLPGLVEGHIHIESTLLTPPHFAQAVAARGTAAVVCDPHEIANVSGSAGVEYMLEVSRNLPVSIFFMFPSCVPATALETSGAVLSAGDFEHFRRLYPERILGLAEMMNFPGVLAKDPEVLSKLEAAKGHRIDGHAPLLSGLDLNAYILAGPRSDHECSNTPEAMEKMRSGMHLMMREGSLERNMEDLLGMVNDFNSQNISIVTDDRNVLDLRENGHLDYGLRRAVALGMDPVRAVQMVSINTARYFGLSGYGAIAPGFRANCFLVDDLKEFAVENVFIEGQFLEELCFESDAGFPPLSSMNIGSEIDESMFRPEEGRGNIRVIGVSRGQLLTENLELEPLLEGGQPIADPSRDICKLTVIERHTATGNRATGFVRGLGLSCGAIAGTVAHDSHNLVVAGMNDVDMVLAAREVARIGGGFTVVRSGEVLGTLSLPVAGLMSDKGLDEVAEAVRGLDRATKQLGCSYNPFMQISFLALPVIPSLKLTDRGLVDVAAFDFTGLWVK; encoded by the coding sequence ATGCAGCTGTCTAAAATGATAGATCAAGCCCGTGGTCTTGAAAAAGCGGATCTGGTTATCCGAAATTGCCGGGTGGTAAATGTGCTCAGTGGTGAAATCCATGAGTCCGATGTGGGAATTGCCGGAGGAATATTTCTCGGTTTTGGTGATTACAAGGCTGAAAGAGTATTTGATGCCGGAGGACGTTTTTTGCTTCCGGGGCTTGTGGAGGGGCATATCCACATAGAATCAACCCTGCTGACTCCGCCTCATTTTGCACAGGCAGTTGCCGCAAGGGGCACCGCTGCCGTGGTTTGCGATCCACATGAAATAGCCAATGTGTCGGGTTCTGCCGGAGTGGAATATATGCTGGAGGTCTCCCGCAATCTGCCTGTTTCCATATTTTTTATGTTTCCGTCATGTGTGCCGGCTACCGCACTGGAGACTTCCGGTGCTGTGCTCAGTGCCGGTGATTTTGAACATTTCCGTCGGCTTTATCCTGAGCGTATTCTCGGGCTGGCGGAGATGATGAATTTTCCCGGGGTGCTGGCGAAGGACCCGGAAGTATTATCCAAGCTCGAAGCGGCTAAAGGACACAGGATAGACGGGCATGCCCCGCTTCTTTCGGGGCTGGATTTGAATGCTTACATTCTGGCCGGGCCGCGCAGTGATCATGAATGCTCCAACACTCCGGAAGCGATGGAAAAAATGCGCTCAGGAATGCATCTGATGATGCGTGAAGGATCGCTTGAGCGTAATATGGAAGATTTGCTCGGCATGGTTAATGATTTCAATTCCCAGAATATTTCCATCGTCACCGATGATCGTAACGTGCTGGATCTGCGGGAGAACGGGCATCTTGATTACGGGCTGCGTCGCGCTGTGGCCCTCGGTATGGACCCGGTGCGGGCGGTGCAGATGGTTTCCATCAATACTGCCCGCTATTTCGGACTTAGCGGATACGGGGCCATCGCTCCGGGGTTCCGGGCCAATTGTTTCCTAGTGGATGATCTTAAAGAATTCGCCGTTGAAAATGTCTTTATTGAAGGCCAATTTCTGGAAGAACTATGCTTTGAATCTGACGCCGGTTTTCCGCCGCTCAGTTCCATGAATATAGGGAGCGAAATTGATGAAAGTATGTTTAGGCCGGAAGAGGGGCGCGGAAATATCAGGGTTATCGGTGTCTCCCGCGGACAATTGTTGACTGAGAATCTGGAATTGGAACCGTTGCTTGAAGGAGGTCAGCCCATTGCCGATCCATCGCGGGATATATGTAAGCTTACGGTTATTGAGCGTCATACGGCGACAGGAAACCGGGCTACCGGTTTTGTTCGCGGGCTGGGGCTTTCCTGCGGTGCTATTGCCGGAACCGTAGCGCACGATTCACATAATCTGGTTGTGGCCGGGATGAATGATGTCGATATGGTGCTGGCCGCGCGTGAAGTAGCGCGCATAGGCGGAGGTTTTACCGTGGTACGTTCTGGCGAAGTTCTGGGGACACTGTCCCTGCCTGTTGCCGGATTGATGAGCGATAAAGGGTTGGATGAAGTAGCTGAGGCAGTACGCGGTCTGGACCGGGCGACAAAGCAGTTGGGGTGTTCTTATAATCCTTTCATGCAGATTTCTTTTCTGGCCCTCCCGGTAATCCCCAGCCTTAAACTTACCGACCGGGGATTAGTGGATGTGGCTGCATTTGATTTTACGGGGTTATGGGTCAAATGA
- a CDS encoding galactokinase family protein, with amino-acid sequence MHSVEAYRKHLEQNGFDRIFGLNHSWSRLSESRTRMEKLLLDMEKAFSPKQICFASAPGRTEMGGNHTDHNHGHVLAAAVNLDCLAVFSPAEGNVATIISEGYNPIIVDISETTPRKEENETSAAIVRGVADGFRKLGFKTGGFNACVHSTIPAGAGLSSSAAFEVLVGRIFSYLFNGAKVDPLQIARIAKQAENIHFNKPCGFMDQMACSFEGILSIDFADPDNPGITRVSPGFDTQNRTAGFYGTGFRLCVINTGGSHSDMTPDYAAIPEEMYQGARSCGQDQAKGLTLNNVLDNIDRIRQLAGDRAILRLMHFIGENERAQQQAAALHEGNMPEFLRLVAESGHSSCSLLQNCYSPATPRKQPIPLALNLTELTLGTNGVGRVHGGGFAGTIQAYIHERDFGRYKHLMENVFGENSVIELCIRQPGNEFLTIPDKGTEA; translated from the coding sequence ATGCATTCAGTTGAGGCTTACCGTAAACATCTGGAGCAGAATGGATTTGACCGTATTTTCGGCCTGAACCATTCATGGTCCAGACTGAGCGAGTCTCGCACGCGCATGGAAAAACTGCTCCTTGATATGGAAAAAGCCTTCTCCCCTAAACAGATCTGTTTTGCCAGTGCTCCGGGCCGCACGGAAATGGGGGGAAACCATACCGATCACAACCACGGACATGTTCTGGCAGCAGCCGTAAATCTGGACTGTCTTGCCGTGTTTTCCCCGGCGGAAGGGAATGTGGCGACCATTATTTCCGAAGGTTACAATCCCATCATTGTTGATATTTCAGAGACAACTCCCCGCAAGGAAGAGAATGAAACAAGTGCCGCCATTGTACGCGGTGTTGCAGACGGATTCCGTAAGCTGGGATTTAAAACAGGCGGATTCAACGCCTGCGTGCACAGCACCATTCCAGCAGGGGCCGGGCTGAGTTCCTCCGCGGCATTTGAAGTGCTTGTGGGCCGGATTTTCAGCTATCTTTTTAACGGAGCAAAAGTCGACCCGCTCCAGATCGCCCGCATCGCCAAACAGGCGGAGAATATACATTTCAATAAACCCTGCGGTTTCATGGACCAGATGGCCTGCTCATTCGAGGGGATTCTATCCATTGACTTTGCCGACCCGGACAATCCGGGAATCACAAGAGTGTCTCCGGGCTTTGATACTCAAAACCGAACCGCCGGATTTTATGGCACAGGGTTCCGGCTTTGCGTCATCAATACCGGCGGCAGTCATTCGGACATGACTCCTGATTACGCCGCCATCCCGGAAGAAATGTATCAGGGTGCGCGGAGCTGCGGGCAGGATCAGGCAAAAGGATTAACTCTGAACAATGTTCTGGATAACATTGACCGCATCCGGCAACTCGCCGGGGACCGGGCGATTCTGCGATTAATGCATTTCATTGGTGAAAATGAGCGGGCCCAGCAACAAGCCGCAGCCCTGCACGAAGGTAACATGCCTGAATTTCTGCGCCTTGTCGCCGAATCAGGCCACTCTTCCTGCTCCCTGCTGCAAAACTGCTATAGCCCCGCAACACCCAGAAAACAGCCTATACCTCTGGCCCTGAACCTGACGGAGCTGACTCTCGGCACGAATGGAGTGGGCAGAGTTCACGGAGGAGGCTTTGCAGGAACCATTCAAGCTTATATCCACGAAAGAGATTTCGGAAGATACAAACATTTAATGGAAAACGTTTTCGGCGAGAATTCAGTAATTGAACTATGCATCCGCCAGCCGGGCAATGAATTCCTGACCATACCCGACAAAGGAACGGAGGCTTAG